One region of Chlorobiota bacterium genomic DNA includes:
- a CDS encoding DUF2851 family protein gives MAEPCTKESTLYPLWTQRAIPGTEFLCRGGERIHLLSPGHRNTGPGPDFLDAVMLANGVLKTGAVEMHRHENDWFLHGHQHDPAYQQVILHVVAQPAATARLPIPTLCWDQLLRVPETEPPHAVFPDSVSADLLRDLSWGRFLRRATEILRARQGGATVGTHLRHEFLRRTFDALGFSRNRAPMRSLAELAIGQEADLRSATFQQLARAILGGAGYPSERLQRVGEGMFGAARTRAILATLGSAAIPALQWDVRSRPHNLPEYRLWSAALLLFDLHQHELLPNLFQILLNEATPFQPLVARLQQWGGIGGLLGDDRAGEVVLNAFLPVALAGGLLAERNDLLRAACICYRSLPTFATNRLIRTVEERYLRRERLVGAFWQQGAIEFYQRYVQPDRSGLSFVADPFGNPYTIQRRFSEYANSHIYQLP, from the coding sequence ATGGCCGAACCCTGCACCAAAGAATCCACACTCTACCCGCTCTGGACCCAGCGGGCAATCCCCGGGACTGAGTTCCTTTGCCGGGGCGGGGAGCGGATTCACCTGCTGTCGCCGGGGCATCGGAACACTGGGCCGGGGCCAGATTTTTTGGATGCGGTGATGCTGGCCAACGGCGTGCTGAAAACCGGTGCGGTGGAGATGCACCGCCACGAGAACGATTGGTTCCTGCATGGCCACCAGCACGACCCCGCCTACCAGCAAGTGATTCTTCATGTTGTTGCCCAGCCCGCAGCAACGGCGCGGTTGCCAATCCCAACGCTCTGCTGGGACCAGCTTCTTCGCGTGCCGGAAACCGAACCGCCGCACGCCGTGTTCCCCGATTCCGTTTCTGCCGATCTTCTTCGCGACCTTTCGTGGGGAAGGTTCCTGCGGCGCGCAACGGAAATTTTGCGGGCGCGGCAGGGGGGGGCAACGGTGGGAACGCACCTTCGCCACGAATTCCTTCGGCGGACGTTCGACGCGCTTGGATTCAGCCGCAACCGCGCCCCGATGCGAAGCCTTGCGGAGCTTGCCATCGGCCAGGAAGCGGACCTCCGTTCCGCTACGTTCCAGCAACTTGCGCGGGCGATTCTTGGCGGAGCGGGATACCCGTCCGAGCGGTTGCAACGGGTTGGCGAAGGGATGTTCGGGGCGGCGCGAACCCGGGCGATTCTGGCAACGCTTGGCTCCGCCGCAATTCCCGCGCTTCAGTGGGACGTGCGGTCCCGCCCGCACAACCTGCCGGAGTATCGGTTGTGGTCGGCGGCGTTGCTTCTGTTTGATCTGCATCAGCATGAGCTTCTTCCCAATCTTTTCCAGATTCTTTTGAACGAAGCAACGCCGTTCCAGCCGCTGGTTGCGCGGCTTCAGCAGTGGGGAGGGATTGGGGGATTGCTGGGCGATGACCGGGCTGGCGAGGTGGTCCTGAATGCCTTCCTTCCGGTTGCGCTGGCCGGAGGATTGCTGGCCGAACGGAACGATCTGCTCCGTGCTGCGTGCATCTGCTACCGCAGCTTGCCAACGTTCGCGACCAACCGGTTGATCCGCACGGTTGAGGAACGCTACCTTCGCCGCGAAAGGCTGGTTGGTGCGTTCTGGCAGCAGGGGGCCATCGAGTTCTACCAACGCTACGTCCAGCCGGACCGCTCCGGCCTTTCGTTTGTCGCCGATCCGTTCGGCAATCCGTACACTATTCAACGACGATTTTCCGAGTATGCCAACAGCCACATTTACCAACTTCCTTGA
- the pyrF gene encoding orotidine-5'-phosphate decarboxylase, giving the protein MSFLDRYAQAFARTGSRLCVGLDTDLALLPSVVREADDPMLAFNQAIVDATADLAIAYKPNLAFYEAAGQRGMDALRQTLAAIPPHVIKIADAKRGDIGNTAERYAQAFLEAMPFDAITLNPYMGTDTLKPYFKFEGTCKFVLALTSNPGSQEFQRIESGGKPIYLHVIDRCLDAFASTGDLGFVVGATHPEELARIREHVGPDIPLLIPGVGAQGGDAAAVMAANNGGAAFINVSRGIIAASKGDDFAQAARAAALKFAEELRDGVPAA; this is encoded by the coding sequence ATGTCATTTCTTGATCGCTACGCCCAAGCGTTTGCGCGCACCGGAAGCCGGTTGTGCGTTGGGCTGGATACCGACCTTGCACTGCTCCCAAGCGTTGTGCGCGAAGCCGACGACCCGATGCTTGCGTTCAATCAAGCAATCGTGGATGCCACTGCCGATTTGGCCATTGCCTACAAACCAAACCTTGCGTTCTACGAAGCTGCCGGGCAACGGGGGATGGACGCGCTGCGCCAGACGCTTGCGGCAATCCCCCCACACGTCATCAAAATTGCCGATGCCAAACGGGGCGACATTGGCAACACCGCCGAACGCTACGCCCAAGCATTCCTTGAAGCAATGCCGTTCGATGCCATCACCCTGAACCCGTACATGGGGACCGACACCTTGAAGCCATACTTTAAGTTTGAAGGGACCTGCAAATTCGTTCTGGCACTGACCTCCAACCCTGGCTCGCAGGAATTCCAGCGGATTGAGTCGGGGGGGAAGCCGATCTACTTGCACGTGATTGACCGCTGCTTGGATGCCTTTGCTTCCACCGGCGACCTGGGCTTTGTGGTGGGCGCAACCCACCCGGAAGAGCTTGCCCGAATCCGCGAACACGTTGGCCCAGATATTCCATTGCTGATCCCGGGCGTTGGGGCGCAAGGGGGCGATGCGGCGGCGGTGATGGCCGCCAACAACGGCGGCGCGGCCTTCATCAACGTTTCGCGGGGGATTATCGCCGCAAGCAAAGGGGATGATTTTGCGCAGGCCGCACGCGCCGCCGCGCTGAAGTTTGCCGAAGAATTGCGCGATGGAGTTCCGGCCGCCTGA